GGCACGTCGAAGCCGACTGCCGACCCCTAGAGACCGCTCCAGAATAGGAGCCATTGTGGACAGCATGAGGAAATCGCCAAAATTTGTCCACGTGACGCGGCTCGTGGCCCCTCCGAAGGGGGCCACGAGCCGCAGCGGGTCAGGCCAGCACGCCGCCGATCCTCATGACGCCGTCCGGGTCGTAGGTGCGGCGGGCTCGGCGCAGCCGCGCCAGCGTCACCTCGTCGTACGCGTCGCGGTACTGCTCCGGCGTGAACGTGAAGTTCGGCAGCCGGTGGTCACCGACCCACGGCGCCACGGCCTCGAGGATCGCGGCGGCGTGGTCCTCCACGCCCGGGATCTCCGAGATGCCGACGACGAGCAGCGAGTACGCCGCCGCGCGCGAGGCGAAGGCGCTCGGGTGCTCCCCCGGCCGGGCGAAGGCACCGCCGAGCTGGCGCACCTCGACCAGGACCTGCGGTGAGGCCGCGCCCGGCCCGGTGAGCGCGAGCAGGGCGTCCGCGGTCTCCGCCGTGAACTCGGTGAGCACGTGGCCGGCCTCGTGGGCGGGGGTCGGGTCGAGCGGGTCCGTGTGGACCGAGTCGATCGCGGCGTACGGCTTGTCGGCCACGTCGTCGAGGATCACCGGGGCGGAGTCACGCATCGCGGCGAACCTGCGCTCCCCCTCGTCGGCGGACCCCGTCCACACGAAGCGCACCGACAGCGTCAGCCGCCCGGCGAGCATCGGCGGCACCCCCTCCATGTCGGGCAGCTGGAAGAGGGCGAAGGACGTGGTGCCCTCCTCGGGCAGCTCCGCCGACCAGGCGCGCCAGGCGTCGATGACCGCGGCGGCGTCCGAGCCGTCGAACCACAGCGAGCCGCCGTAGAAGCGGGGCTGCTGGACCAGGTCGAACTCGATGGCGGTGACGATGCCCAGCATGCCCTTGCCTCCGCGCAGGGCGAAGAAGAGGTCAGGGTGCTCGGTGGGCGTCACTCGCCGGAGCTCACCGTCGCCGGTGACGACCTCGATGGCGCGCACCTTGTCGCTCGCCAACCCGTAGGTGCGGGCCATCGGCCCCAGCCCGCCACCGGTGGTGTAGCCGACGATGCCGACGTCGGTGATCGAGCCGGACAGGGGCGCGAGGCCGTACGGCGCTGCGGCCTCCACGACCCGGAGCCACTTCACGCCGGCCCCGACGCGAGCCCAGCCCTCGGGGTGGACGACGACCTCGTCGAGCTCCTTGGTCACGACCAGCAGCTCGGTGGTCAGGTCGGCCATCGGGCCGTGGCCCGTGGCCTGCGGGGTGACGCGCATCCCGTGCCGGGCCGCGAACTGCACGGCCTCGACGACGTCCTGGGCGTCGTGCGCCGCGAGGACGGCCGCGGGGCGGACCGGGACGGCGACGTTCCACGGTGAGACGAGGGCGTCGTACCTCTTCTCGCCGGGCACCGCGACGGTGCCGATCGTGAGTGCGTCCAGCTCCTCGAACGGTACGTCGGACGCGGTGCTGGTCTGTGCGATGGTCATGGTTCCTCCGTGTGCTGTCCTCGTTGACCCCACGAAGGTGCACCCGCGCCCTTGAGCCGGACTTGGATGCGACTTGAGCTGTGCTGCGGAATCAGTCGTCGGAGGGGGCCTGGGGCAACACAAACAGTCCATTCGGGTCCGCAGACTGACGAATCCGAAGGAGTCGGTCGTAGGACGCAGCCGACCAGCCGCGCCGGGCTGCGGCCTCGTAGGCCATCGAGAGGTACGACGCCCGGGACGTCCAGGGCGCGAGCGAGTCCAGGACCCGCGTGGCGTCCTCCCGCACGGCGCTCCAGCCCGTGCCGACGTCGAGCCCGACGCCGAGCACCAGGAAGGAGCCGTCGAGGTGGTCGAGCGCGCCCCCGCGCGGGGCGGGCCGCGCCAGCGCGCCACCGAGCTGGCGCAGCTCCACGAAGAGCAGGTTGCTGCCGGACTCGGGACCTGCCGACGCGACCAGCGCCTCCACGGCGTCCGGCGGCAGTCCGTCGACCAGGACGCTGTTGGCGTAGACGGCGGTCGGCTCCTGGGGGTCGAGCTGGAGGTGCGCGATGTCGGCGGCAGGCACCTGCGCGAACGTGTCGACCTCGGGCCGCAGCGCCCGCAGCGCGGCGATGGAACGGGCTCCCGCCTCGGCGTCGCCGATCGCCACCGCGTCGATCATGACCATCTTCCGGCCGCGCAGCGTGCCCGGCAGCCACTCGATGTCGGGCACCTGGAAGATCCGGGCAACGCTCGTCACCGAATCGGGCGCGCCCTCGGTCCACTCGCCCCACGCGGTGAGGACGTGGCGGGCGTGCCTCCAGTCCCACGCGAGCATCCCGGCGTACGCGGTCGCGATCGGCAGCAGGTCGAAGTCCAGCGACGTGACCACGCCGAAGCCGCCGTGGCCGCCGCGCGCCGCCCACAGCAGGTCGGCGTCCTGGGTCTCGGTGGCGCGCACGAAGGTCCCGTCGGCGAGCACCAGCTCGACGGCCGTGATCGCGCTGCACTGCAGGCCGTGCTGGCGGGAGTACCAGCTCACCCCGCCGCCGAGCGACGAGCCGACCACCCCCACACCCGGGCTGGACATGTGCATCCCCGCCAACCCGACCCGGCCGGCCCGGGTGACGACGTCGCCCCACAGCACACCGGCGCCGGCGCGCGCCGTACGACGGGCTGCGTCCACGCGGAGGTCGGTCATCGCCGAGGTGCGCAGCAGCACGGCGTCCTCGAGCCGGCCCGCGAGCGGCGGGGCCCCGTGGCCGGTCCCCTGGGGAGCCACCCGGAGACCGGAGGCCGCGGCGGCCTCGACGATCCGGGCGACCTCCTGCGGGTCGGCCGGGTAGGCGACCGCCGCCGGGTGCTCGTCGACCTGGAGGTTCCAGGGCATCCGCGCCTCGTCGTAGAGGGCGTCCCCGGGCAGGTGGACGGCACCGCCGGCCAGCCCGCGGAGCGCTTCGGTCTCGGCCACCGTCACCACCTCACGATCGGGGCACCCCAGCGTGCCCCGGCTGACTTGAGGATGACTTGAGCCTCCGGTTCATCCGCTCGTGGAGGAGCGCGCGCTCACCCGCCGGGATGTCGGCGTGGATCGCGTCGCGCACCAGGGGGTTGACGAAGTCGAGCGGCTGGCCGTCGAGGAGGATCTCGCTGCGCGCGAGCACGTCGAGGGCGGCGGCGACGTCCTCCTCCGAGTGCTGCGCCAGCTCGGCCACGGTCACGAGGTCGGCCAGCGGGCCGAGCACCGCCACGGCGTGCGCGACCGCGGTGACGGTCGCCGGCATGCGGCGCAGGCGGAGCGTCACCAACGACGTGATCGCCCGCGACCCCACCGCGCGGACCGTGTCGACGTGGGCGGTGTCGGGCGGGACGCCCTGGTCGGCCAGGGCGCGCAGCAGCTGCCGCAGGAGCAACGGGTTGCCCGAGGTCATCCGGTGGCAGGTCGCGACGAAGGTGTCGGCGCCGGGCCCGAGCCGGTCGGCGACCAGGGCGGCGGTGCCCTGCTCGGTGAGCGGAGCGGGGTGCAGCACCGAGACCGCCTCGTTGCCGGCGAGCTCGGCCAGCAGGTCGTCGGCCCGGTGCGTCTCACCGGTGCGGACCGCCAGCACGACCAGCACGGGAAGCCCCTCGAGGCGTCTGACCAGGTAGGCGAGGAACTGCAGGGACGCCTCGTCGCACCACTGGACGTCGTCGATGCACAGCACGAACGGGGCGTCGTCGGCGAGCTTCGTCGTGACCTCGCAGAGCCCGCGAAGGGCGGCGAACCGCTCGTCGCGACCGACCGACTCGTCCGCGCCGGCGCCCAGCAGCTGCCGGACCACTCCCCAGTCGAAGTCCTGCTCGAGGGAGCTGCTCCGCGCCGACCGCACCCAGACGCCGGCACCGACCGCGAGCCGACGCAGCTCGTCGAGCAGACGCGTCTTGCCGATGCCCGAGGGTCCCTCGACCAGCAGGCAACCCGGCCTCCCCTCCTCGAGGTCGTCGACCATGGCGCGCAGGACCTCCATCTCGCGCTCGCGGTCCACGAGCCCGTCCGGCGTCCTCGGCCGCGGGACCCGCTGCGTCGCGCCGTCGGTCCTGGCGATGGTCGGCACGTCGAGGCCGGGCGACTGGGCGAGCACCTCCGCCTCGAGCGAGCGCAACGCCGGCCCGGGGTCGACGCCCAGCTCGTCGGCGAGCACCTGACGTGCCCGGCGCAGCGCCGCCAGCGCCGCCGCCTGCCGGTGCGCGCGGTAGAGCGCGAGGGCGAGGAGGCGCCAGCGTTCCTCGCGCAGCGGGTCCTCGTTGACGAGGGCCTCGAGCTCGCCGGTGACGAGCTGTGCCTCACCGAGCTCGAGGCGCGTGGCGAGGAGGCGTTCGCGGGCCACCGCCCGGAGCTCGGTGAGCCGCGCGGCCTCCGCCTCCGCCCAGGGCTCCATCGCGTAGTCGGCGTAGGCCGGTCCCTGCCACATCCGGAGCGCGGGCTCCAGGGTGCACACCGCGTCCGCGGGCGGCAGGCCGGCCGCCGCCTCCACCGCCGCCTCGAAGGCCCAGGCGTCGACGGCGTCGGGCGGGAGCCGCAGCGCGTAGCCGGGACCGGCGCGCGCGATGACACCGCCCCGGTGCCGGGCCGTCGCGTCCGGCTCGAGTCGCCGGCGCAGGTGGCTCACGTAGGCCTGCAGCGCCCCGTTGGCACTGGTCGGTGGCTCATCACCCCACACGCAGTCGACGAGCCGATCGGCGGGCACCACCTCGTCCCGCGCGATGATCAGCCCCGCCAGCACGGCGCGCTGACGCCGCCCGCGTGGCCGTGAGCTCGCCGAGCACGTGCAGGTGAAGTTCCGGCTGGCCGTCCACCCCGTTCCTCGCGTCGTCTCCCCCGAGACGTCTCCCCCGAGGATAGGGGTGGTCGAGGGCTGCCCGCGGCCCCGATTTTCGGCACGGACGAGAGGCGGGTCAGCTGGACGCCGTCCGGCGTGTGGTCGTGGTGGTGGAGCCTAGGGGACTCGAACCCCTAACCCCCTGCTTGCAAAGCAGGTGCGCTACCAATTGCGCCAAGGCCCCGGGTGGTGCGGGTGTCAGGCCCGGTCGGTCGGCTCGACGTGGTCGGTGGCCTCGGCCCAGAGCGCCTGCTCGGAGCGGGACTCGTCGAGCTTCTTCTTCGCGAAGGCGGCGCCCACAGCGGCGACCAGCACCATCAGGATCTTCTTCATCGACGCTCCTCCGTCTCGCGGCTCGGGCCCACCGGCAGGGCCGCGCCGATTCTAGTGCGGCCGCGACGCAGGGATGGCACCGGGCCGGGACGTGGTCGGCGCGACCAGCAGGGTCGGCGTACGCCGGAGCAGCAGGGCGAGCCCCGCGGCGAGGACCATCAGCAGCGTGGCCAGCCCGACGACGCCCGGCCAGGCCGCGACGCTCCAGGCCTGCCCGGCGAGGCTGCCGAAGACCGCCGAGCCGAGGTAGTAGGTGAACAGGTAGAGGGAGGCCGCCTGGCCGCTGCTGACCCCTCCCGCGTGCGCTCGCGCCGGGACCCACCCGCTCGCGACGCTGTGGACGGCGAAGAAGCCCGCGGTCAGGACCGCCATCCCGAGCACCACCACCGGCAGCGACGGCACCAGGGTCAGCAGCAGCCCCGCGATCGCGACCGCGCACCCGACCGGCGGCACGGCCCGGCGGCCGAGCGCGTCGGCCAGCCTGCCCGAGGCCACCGAGCTCCCCGAGCCGACGGCGTAGACGAGGAAGACGAGGCTCGCGGCCCCCAGTCCGAGGTCGAACGGAGGCTCCGCGAGCCGGAACCCGATCGTGTTGAACACCGCCACCAGGGCACCGATCGCACAGCCACCGATGGCGTAGAGCGCGAGCAGCGCAGGGTCGGACACCGCGCGGCGCGCCATCGAGGCCAGCTGTCGTACGCCGGTCGGGGCCGCGACGAAGTTGCGCGAGGCGGGGAGCAGCAGGTGCACGGCCAGCGCGCAGGCCAGGCCGAGGGCAGCCGCTCCCGCCAGCGCCCACCGCCAGCCGGCCAGCTCACCCAACGGGCCGGTCACCAGCCGGCCGGCCATGCCGCCCATGGCGGTGCCCCCGACGTAGAGGCCGGCGGCCCGGGCGTGGGTGGAAGGGTGCAGCTCCTCGCGCAGGTACGCCGTGGCCACCGCCGGCAGCCCGGCCAGCACCACGCCCTCGAGGAACCGCAGCGCCAGCAGCGCCTCCCACGACGGGGCCAGGGCGCACGCGACGGCGACCACGCCCGAGGCGGTCATCGACAGCCGGATCGGTCCGGTGCGCCCGACCACGTCCGACCAGGGACCCGCGACCAGGATCGCCAGGCCCAGGCCGAGCATCGTCAGCGACATCGAGAGCGTGCTCTGCGCGGTCGAGACCTCGAACTCCCGCGCCAGCTCGGGCAGCAGCGCCTGGGTGCTGTAGAGCAGGGCGAAGGTCGCCAGGCCGGCCGCGAAGAGCGCGACGAGCACCCGCCGGTACTCCGTCGTCCCGGGGCGGTAGCCCTCGACGGCGCGCTCGGCGGACATGGTCACCGGACCCACTCTCCGTCGTCGGCGACGATGCGTCCAATGTGTCCCGACGCGGATCATCATGCGTGAGGCGTATGGTCGGCCCATGTTGGTCCGGGACCTCACCTGGCTGGTCGCGCTCGCCGAGCACGGCCACGTCACCACGACGGCCGAGGTGCTGGGCACCAGCCAGCCGACGCTCTCCCGCGCGCTGGCCCGCGTCGAGTCCGAGCTGGGCGCACGGCTCTTCGAGCGAGGCCCCGCCGGCGTACGCGTGACGCCGACCGGCGAGGTGGTGGTGGCCGCGGCGCGGGAGCTGACCGGCCGCTACGACCAGCTGCTCGCCGACCTCGGGCGGCTGCTCGACCCCGACGCCGGCGTGGTCCGGCTCGCCTTCCTGGACTCGATGGCGACCTCGCTCGTGCCCCGGCTGCTGCGCTCCTTCCACGCCGCCGCCCCCCGCACCCGGGTCGAGCTGCGGCAGGAGCCCGCCCACGAGATCCTGCGCGACCTCGAGTCCGGCGCGGCCGACCTCGCGATCACCTCCGAGAGGCCGCGCGGCTGGGGCTGGGTACCGCTGCAGGAGGAGCGGCTGGTCCTCGTCGTCCCGCCACGGCACCGGCTCCGGGACCGGCGGCAGGTCTCGCTCACCGACCTCGCGGACGAGGAGCTGGTCACCACACCGGTCGGTTTCGGGTTCCGCACGCTCGTCGACGGCCTGCTGCGGGCCGCCGGCGTCTCCCCGACGATCTCGTTCGAGAGCCAGGACCTCGCGACGATCGAGGGACTGGTCGCCGCCGGGCTCGGCGTGGCGCTGGTGCCCGAGCAGTTCGCGGGCCAGTCCGGGACCGTCGGCGTACGCCTGACCTCGCAGGCCGCGCGCCGCACCATCGGGCTGACCTGGCGCGAGGACCGGCCGCTGTCGCCGCCCGCGGTCCGGTTGCGCGACTTCCTCGCGACGCACGCCGTCGGGGACGACGAAGCCCCCGGTCGGTGACCGGGGGCTCGCGGTGACTGGTGGGCCTAACAGGACTTGAACCTGTGACCTCTTCCTTATCAGGGAAGCGCTCTAACCGTCTGAGCTATAGGCCCGTGAGTGGCGTCGTACGCCGACGGCCGCCCGTGGGCGACCGAGGGGAGACATTACCGCAGCCCGATCCGCCGTCCCAAAACGGCACCAGCGGCTCGGTCGCGGGTCAGTTGTCCTCGGACAGCGTCACTTCGATCCCGCCGAGCAGCGCGGCCGCCATGTTGTAGAGGAACGCGCTGAGCGTCGCGATCGCGGTCAGCAGCACCACGTCGACCACCGCCACGAGCATGGTGAAGCCGAGCACCCGCGAGGTGCCGACGTAGTCGGTGACGTCGAACCCGCCGGCCTCGCTGCCGAGGATGTCCTCGACGGTGGCGTTGATGGAGTCCCAGACCCCGGCGCCGCCGAGCACGCTCCACACGATGAAGACCGAGACCACCGTGACGATCCCGAACGCGACGGAGAGCAGGAACGAGGTCTTCATCACCGACCACGGGTCGACGCGGGTCAGCCGGAGCCGCGCCCGACGCGGCCCCTTCTTGTCCTGACCTGCGGGGGCACGACGGGCGGTCACCGGCTTGGAGGGCGCCTCGGCGCTCTTGCGGTGCTCGTCGGCGGCCTTCGCCAGCTTGGCCTGGATCCGCTCGGTGAGCGGGGGCCGGGTGGCGGTGTCCTCGGTGCTGTCGGTGCCCCGGACGGCTGTCCGCTCGGCGCTGCGGTCCGACATCAGTCCTCCTGGGAGCCCGCGTCGTCCGGGCCGTCGTCAGTCTGCGATCCCTCGATTGTTGCACCCGCACCGGCATCCGGCGATTCGACGGCGTCGGCGCCGGACAGCGCGGGCTCGCCCTCGGCGCCGGCCTCGGCGGCCTCGTCGCCCGCCTCCTCGGTCACCTTCGCCTCGACCGAGCGCGCCACGACGGCGACCGCGTCGCCCTTCTTGAGGCGTACGAAGCCGACGCCCTTGGTCGAGCGGCCGATGGGTCGCAGGCCCTCGTCGACGGGGGTCCGGACCACCTGTCCGGACTGGGTGATCGACATGATCTCGTCACCCTCCTCGACGATGAACCCGCCCACGAGCGTGCCGCGGGACTCGTCGGCCAGCGACATGGTCTTGATGCCGATCCCGCCTCGCGACTGCAGGCGGTAGTCGGAGATCCGCGAGCGCTTGGCGAAGCCGCCGTCGGTGATGGTGAAGACGTACTGCTCCTTGACCCCGGGCAGCTCACCGGCGTCGGTGGACTCGCCGGCCGCCTGGGCCGCCTCGGCAGCTGCCTCCTCGGCGGCGACCTGCTCGGCCCGGATCACCGACATCGACAGCATCGCGTCGCCGTCGCGGAACTTCATGCCGGTGACGCCCGAGGTGGCGCGCCCCATCGGTCGCAGCTGGGAGTCGTCGGCCTTGAAGCGGATCGCCTGGCCCTTGCGGGAGACCAGCAGGATGTCGTCGTCTGCGTTGACCAGCTCGGCGCCGATCAGCTCGTCGTCGTCGGCGCGGAAGTTGATCGCGATGACGCCCGCCTGCCGCGGGCTGTTGTAGTCGGCCAGCCGCGTCTTCTTGACCAGCCCCTCCCGGGTGGCGAGCACGAGGTAGGGGGCCTGGTCGTAGTCGCGGATCGCCAGCACCTGGGCGATGTCCTCGTCGGGCTGGAAGGACAGCAGGCCGGCGACGTGGCCGCCCTTCGCGTCCCGGGCGGCCTCGGGCAGGTTGTAGGCCTTGGTGCGGTAGACCCGCCCGGCCGTGGTGAAGAACAGCAGCCAGTGGTGGTTGGTGGTCGCGATGAAGTGCTCGACGACGTCGTCGCCGCGAAGCGTCGCCCCCCGGACACCCTTGCCGCCGCGCTTCTGGCTGCGGTAGGACGCACGCTGGGTCCGCTTGGCATAGCCGCCGCGGGTGATGGAGACGACCAGCTCCTCGTCGGGGATCAGGTCCTCCATCGACAGGTCGCCGTCGGCCGCGATGATCTGCGTACGTCGGTCGTCGCCGTACTTGTCGACGATCTCGGTCAGCTCGTCGTTGACGATCTGCCGCTGCCGGCCCTCGTTGGCGAGGATGTCCTCGAGGTCGGCGATCTCGAGCTCGATCTCGGCGAGCTGGTCGATGATCCGCTGCCGCTCCAGCGCCGCGAGCCGGCGCAGCTGCATGTCGAGGATGGCGTTGGCCTGGATCTCGTCGATCTCGAGCAGCTCGATCAGGCCCTGTCGTGCGTCGTCGACCTCGGGGGAGCGACGAATCAGCGCGATCACCTCGTCGAGCATGTCGAGCGCCTTGACCAGACCCCGGAAGATGTGGGCGCGGCGCTCGGCCTCCGCGAGCCGGAAGCGGGTCCGGCGCTGGATGACCTCGATCTGGTGGGTGACCCAGTTCGAGACGAACTGGTCGATGGTCAGCGTGCGCGGCACGCCGTCGACCAGCGCCAGCATGTTGGCGCTGAAGTTGGTCTGCAGCTCGGTGTGCTTGAGCAGGTTGTTGAGCACGACCCGCGCGACCGCGTCGCGCTTGAGCACCACGACGAGCCGCTGGCCGGTGCGTCCCGAGGAGTCGTCGCGCACGTCGGAGATGCCCTGGACCTTGCCGGAGTCGGCGAGCTCGGCGATCTTGAGCGCGAGGTTGTCGGGGTTGACCATGTAGGGGAGCTCGGTGATCGAGAGGCAGGTCCGCCCCTTGGCGTCCTCGTCGATCTCGATGACCGCGCGCTGGGTGATCGAGCCGCGCCCGGTGCGGTAGGCCTGCTCGAGGCCCTCCCGCCCGACGATCAGCGCCCCGTTGGGGAAGTCGGGGCCCTTGATCCGCTCGATGAGGGCGTCCTGCAGCTCCTCGCGGGTGGCCTCGGGGTTCTCGAGCGCCCACCGGGCACCCTCCGCGACCTCGCGGAGGTTGTGGGGCGGGATGCTCGTGGCCATGCCGACCGCGATGCCGGCCGAGCCGTTGACCAGCAGGTTGGGGTAGCGCGACGGCAGCACCGTCGGCTCCTGCGAGCGCCCGTCGTAGTTGGGCTGGAAGTCGACCGTGTCTTCCTGGATGTCGCGGACCATCTCGAGGGCCAACGGGGCCATCCGGCACTCGGTGTAGCGCATCGCCGCGGCGGCGTCGTTGCCCGGGGAGCCGAAGTTTCCCTGGCCGTGGACCAGCGGGGCTCGCATCACCCAGGGCTGGGCGAGCCGGACCAGGGTGTCGTAGATCGCGGTGTCGCCGTGCGGGTGGTACTGACCCATCACGTCACCGACGACGCGGCTGCACTTGGAGAAGCCGCGGTCGGGGCGGTACCCGCCGTCGTACATCGCGTAGAGCACCCGGCGGTGCACCGGCTTGAGCCCGTCGCGCACGTCGGGGAGCGCCCGGCCCACGATGACGGCCATCGCGTAGTCGATGTAGGCGCGCTGCATCGAGGTCTGCAGCTCGATCGGCTCGATCCGGCCGCCCCCGCCCTCGCCGCCGTCGCCGCCGAGCAGGTTTCCGGTCTGTTCCGTCACGTGTCTTCGTCTCTCTGGTCGGTTCTACTGGAATCTAGGTCTCGTGCTAGAGATCTAGATATCCAGGAATCGGACGTCCTTGGCGTTGCGCTGGATGAAGGACCGCCGCTGCTCGACGTCCTCGCCCATGAGGATCGAGAAGATCTCGTCGGCGCGCGCGGCGTCGTCGAGGGTCACCTGGAGCATCAGCCGCTGCTCGGGGTTCATGGTGGTCTCCCACAGCTCCTCGGCGTTCATCTCGCCGAGGCCCTTGTAGCGCTGCACGGGGTTCTCCTTGGGCAGCTTCCTGCCCTGGGCGAGCCCGTCGCGGGTCAGCGCCTCCCGCTCGGCGTCGCTGTAGACGAACTCGTGCTCGGCCGGCTTGTTCCAGCGGATCCGGTAGAGCGGCGGCTGCGCCATGTAGACGTAGCCGTGCTCGATGAGCGGCTTCATGAAGCGGAAGAGGAGCGTCAGCAGCAGGGTGTTGATGTGGTGGCCGTCGACGTCGGCGTCCGCCATCAGCACGACCTTGTGGTAGCGCAGCTTCTCGAGGTCGAACTCCTCGTGGATGCCGGTGCCGAGCGCCGAGATGATGGCCTGCACCTCGGTGTTGGCCAGCACCTTGTCGAGCCGTGCCTTCTCGACGTTGAGGATCTTGCCGCGGATCGGGAGGATCGCCTGGACCCGCGGGTCACGGCCCTGGCGGGCCGAGCCGCCCGCCGAGTCCCCCTCGACGATGAAGACCTCGCACTCGGCGGGGTTGGTCGACTGGCAGTCCGACAGCTTGCCGGGCAGGCCGCCGCCGCCGAGCAGGCCCTTGCGGGAGCGGGCGAGGTCGCGGGCCTTGCGGGCGGCGATCCGGGCGCTGGCCGCGGCCTGCGCCTTGCGGACGATGTCCTTGCCCTCGGCGGGGTTCTCCTCGAGCCAGGCACCGAGCTGGTCGTTGACCAGCCGCTGCACGAAGCCCTTCGCCTCGGTGTTGCCGAGCTTGGTCTTGGTCTGGCCCTCGAACTGCGGCTCGCCCAGCTTGATCGAGATGATGGCGGTCAGGCCCTCGCGGATGTCGTCGCCGGAGACTCGGTCCTCCTGCTTCTTCATCAGGCCCCAGTCGAAGCCCGCGTTGTTGATCAGGCTGGTGAGCGCCGAGCGGAAGCCCTCCTCGTGGGTGCCGCCCTCGTGGGTGTTGATGGTGTTGGCGAAGGTGTGCACCGACTCGGTGAAGCTGGTGTTCCACTGCATCGCGACCTCGAGGCTCATGTGGCTCTCGGCGCCCTCGGGCGTCTCGGCCTCGAAGTTGATGACCGTCGGGTTGGCCTTGTCCTTGCGGCGGTTGAGGTGCTCGACGTAGTCGACGAGGCCACGGTCGTACTTGAAGACCTGCTCGAGGCCACCGCCCTCGCCGGGCTTGATCGCGTCGGGGCCGGCCTGGTCGACCGAGGCGTCGACGGTCTCGTCGGCCACCGCCTCCAGCAGCTCGGCCGCGATCGGCCGCTCGTCGCGGACCACGATCTCGAGGCCTTTGTTGAGGAAGGCGTACTCGCGGATCCGGGAGGTGATGGTCTCCAGGGAGTAGGTGGTCGTCTCGAAGACGTCGGGGGAGGCCCAGTACGTGATCGTGGTGCCGGTCTCCTCCCCGTCGGCCATCGGGCGGACCTGCTCCAGCTCACCGTCGGGGACACCCACGGTGAAGGTCTGGCGCCACAGGTGGCCGCGGTTGCGCACCTCGGCAAGGACCCGCGAGGAGAGGGCGTTGACGACCGAGACGCCGACGCCGTGGAGGCCGCCGGAGACCTTGTAGCCGCCGCCGCCGAACTTGCCGCCGGCGTGGAGGACCGTGAGCGCCAGCGTGAGCGCGGGCAGTTCCTGCCCGGGCGCGGTGTCGGTCGGGATGCCACGGCCGTTGTCCTCGACCCGCACCCCGCCGTCGGCGAGCAGCGTCAGCACGATCCGGTCGCAGTGGCCGGCCAGCGCCTCGTCGACGGCGTTGTCGACGATCTCCCAGATCAGGTGGTGGAGCCCGCGCTCACCGGTCGACCCGATGTACATGCCCGGCCGCTTGCGGACGGCCTCGAGCCCCTCGAGGACCTGGATCGCCGAGGCGTCGTAGGAGACCTCGTCCGGGACGGGAGTGGCGGTGCTGGGGGTGGGTTCTTCGTTGCTCTCGACGGCGATTTCGTCGGTCACACGCACCTCTAACGCGTAGGGCCCGGGCCGTGGCCGCGGTGCCGCTCTGGCATGGCACGGGTCGCGCCTGGAGAGGTCGCGACCCGACTGTCCATGTTACCCCCTGCAGGGCCTGAATCCACGTGCCGGGCCGCAGGACGGGGGGATCTGTGGGCAGAAGATGGCTCTCAGCGGCGCGGAACCGCCGCTCGCACGTCCGCGCAGGGTGCCGTGTGGGTCCCAGTACGTCGGCGAGGCTCCTGGATCGGCTGCGGCGCCGCGCGGGAGCCGGGCCGGCGGTCAGCCGTAGGTGTCGCGCGGGCCGCGACCGTCGCGGACCGACCGGGGGCCCTTCTTCCACGACGGTCCACGCGGCCCGCGCACCTCGATCACGGTCACCGTCCCGTGGCCGAGCTCCTCGTTGAGCCGGCGTACGACGGTGGGCGCGAGCAGCGTGAGCTGGGTGGCCCAAGCGGTGGAGTCGGTCCGGACGAC
This genomic interval from Nocardioides euryhalodurans contains the following:
- the gyrA gene encoding DNA gyrase subunit A, whose protein sequence is MQRAYIDYAMAVIVGRALPDVRDGLKPVHRRVLYAMYDGGYRPDRGFSKCSRVVGDVMGQYHPHGDTAIYDTLVRLAQPWVMRAPLVHGQGNFGSPGNDAAAAMRYTECRMAPLALEMVRDIQEDTVDFQPNYDGRSQEPTVLPSRYPNLLVNGSAGIAVGMATSIPPHNLREVAEGARWALENPEATREELQDALIERIKGPDFPNGALIVGREGLEQAYRTGRGSITQRAVIEIDEDAKGRTCLSITELPYMVNPDNLALKIAELADSGKVQGISDVRDDSSGRTGQRLVVVLKRDAVARVVLNNLLKHTELQTNFSANMLALVDGVPRTLTIDQFVSNWVTHQIEVIQRRTRFRLAEAERRAHIFRGLVKALDMLDEVIALIRRSPEVDDARQGLIELLEIDEIQANAILDMQLRRLAALERQRIIDQLAEIELEIADLEDILANEGRQRQIVNDELTEIVDKYGDDRRTQIIAADGDLSMEDLIPDEELVVSITRGGYAKRTQRASYRSQKRGGKGVRGATLRGDDVVEHFIATTNHHWLLFFTTAGRVYRTKAYNLPEAARDAKGGHVAGLLSFQPDEDIAQVLAIRDYDQAPYLVLATREGLVKKTRLADYNSPRQAGVIAINFRADDDELIGAELVNADDDILLVSRKGQAIRFKADDSQLRPMGRATSGVTGMKFRDGDAMLSMSVIRAEQVAAEEAAAEAAQAAGESTDAGELPGVKEQYVFTITDGGFAKRSRISDYRLQSRGGIGIKTMSLADESRGTLVGGFIVEEGDEIMSITQSGQVVRTPVDEGLRPIGRSTKGVGFVRLKKGDAVAVVARSVEAKVTEEAGDEAAEAGAEGEPALSGADAVESPDAGAGATIEGSQTDDGPDDAGSQED
- a CDS encoding DUF3566 domain-containing protein, with translation MSDRSAERTAVRGTDSTEDTATRPPLTERIQAKLAKAADEHRKSAEAPSKPVTARRAPAGQDKKGPRRARLRLTRVDPWSVMKTSFLLSVAFGIVTVVSVFIVWSVLGGAGVWDSINATVEDILGSEAGGFDVTDYVGTSRVLGFTMLVAVVDVVLLTAIATLSAFLYNMAAALLGGIEVTLSEDN
- the gyrB gene encoding DNA topoisomerase (ATP-hydrolyzing) subunit B, translated to MTDEIAVESNEEPTPSTATPVPDEVSYDASAIQVLEGLEAVRKRPGMYIGSTGERGLHHLIWEIVDNAVDEALAGHCDRIVLTLLADGGVRVEDNGRGIPTDTAPGQELPALTLALTVLHAGGKFGGGGYKVSGGLHGVGVSVVNALSSRVLAEVRNRGHLWRQTFTVGVPDGELEQVRPMADGEETGTTITYWASPDVFETTTYSLETITSRIREYAFLNKGLEIVVRDERPIAAELLEAVADETVDASVDQAGPDAIKPGEGGGLEQVFKYDRGLVDYVEHLNRRKDKANPTVINFEAETPEGAESHMSLEVAMQWNTSFTESVHTFANTINTHEGGTHEEGFRSALTSLINNAGFDWGLMKKQEDRVSGDDIREGLTAIISIKLGEPQFEGQTKTKLGNTEAKGFVQRLVNDQLGAWLEENPAEGKDIVRKAQAAASARIAARKARDLARSRKGLLGGGGLPGKLSDCQSTNPAECEVFIVEGDSAGGSARQGRDPRVQAILPIRGKILNVEKARLDKVLANTEVQAIISALGTGIHEEFDLEKLRYHKVVLMADADVDGHHINTLLLTLLFRFMKPLIEHGYVYMAQPPLYRIRWNKPAEHEFVYSDAEREALTRDGLAQGRKLPKENPVQRYKGLGEMNAEELWETTMNPEQRLMLQVTLDDAARADEIFSILMGEDVEQRRSFIQRNAKDVRFLDI
- a CDS encoding LysR family transcriptional regulator gives rise to the protein MLVRDLTWLVALAEHGHVTTTAEVLGTSQPTLSRALARVESELGARLFERGPAGVRVTPTGEVVVAAARELTGRYDQLLADLGRLLDPDAGVVRLAFLDSMATSLVPRLLRSFHAAAPRTRVELRQEPAHEILRDLESGAADLAITSERPRGWGWVPLQEERLVLVVPPRHRLRDRRQVSLTDLADEELVTTPVGFGFRTLVDGLLRAAGVSPTISFESQDLATIEGLVAAGLGVALVPEQFAGQSGTVGVRLTSQAARRTIGLTWREDRPLSPPAVRLRDFLATHAVGDDEAPGR